In the Arachis ipaensis cultivar K30076 chromosome B04, Araip1.1, whole genome shotgun sequence genome, ATTACAATCGGGTGAAAAAAAGGTGggaggagaaaaaaaaagagaaaagagaacaaGGCAATATAACAGTTACGCTGAGACAATGACAGATATGTGTATAAAGAATAATAGTAAAAGAAATAATAGTGTGTGATACAATGAAGGAATATAATAAaagtataaattaataatttgaaaaaagtaataaaattaaagataatttaataaattgaatataaaattCAGAATTATTNNNNNNNNNNNNNNNNNNNNNNNNNNNNNNNNNNNNNNNNNNNNNNNNNNNNNNNNNNNNNNNNNNNNNNNNNNNNNNNNNNNNNNNNNNNNNNNNNNNNAATAAAAAAATCACCACCACCAACCTATTAAATTTGAGTAATATCAAATGAGAATTAAGAAACAAACCAAAGTGATAAATTCAAAAGTTTCCTATCTTTCTTCATATAGTGTTTTActttaagtaattattttttatggatagtatttaaatgacaaataaaatagtaaaaagatTCACATTAGTTATAAAAACTAATGTCATCCTTATAGTACGAACGCATTATTTCAAAACATacaaaatgaaataataaattatagTTTAATTAATATGCACAATAACGCAATCGTAAAACTTATATAATAGTTAGTCAAATATGAAAAGTAATAACATCCTTCTGTTCTAAGGTATTATATTAAATGGtaacttaaatttataattattagttaaaaacttataataatatacaatttttattatattagttaaaattaatatattttgatattattttttaggattactaacattaaattttaataatttgaacaaaattttttaatgctttatgttttaaattttttattaatagaaCAATAAAATTACTTAACACGTACATCAATaaaaaactattatttttatacatTTAGATATTCAAAAGAGACAAAAACGAATTCTTTTAATAACACTTTaacaactcataaaagttaacatAATGGATGGTGATAGATCAAAGTGATAGATCAGATTGAAAATAATGATAATAGTACTTGGTAATAATTAATTACAATCAGGTGAAGAAAAGGTGggaggagaaaaaaaaagagaaaggagaaCAAGGTAATATAACAGTTGCGATGAGACAATGACAGATATGTGTATAGAGAATAATAGTAAGAGAAATAATAATATGTGATACGATGAATGAATATAATAAAAGTATAAATtactaatttgaaaaaaataataaaattaaagataatttaataaattaaatataaaatttagaatTATTCATGATTTAAGttattttcatatatttttttattttttattaaaaattttggttaAATTTGGGAGAATAAATTATTTGAAAATTGCAATTAAAAATGTAATTAATCNNNNNNNNNNNNNNNNNNNNNNNNNNNNNNNNNNNNNNNNNNNNNNNNNNNNNNNNNNNNNNNATCTAATAAATTATTTATCATAATAATTTACCATAGTAGGATCAAAATTAATGATGTAATAGAGTTAAATTAACAGTATTATTAAGAACTATTCAGAACTTTATAAATCTTACTGCGGACACTTGCCTCCATTGTCTATTGAATGAATCCGTCCCTAGCTATCGGTAtggttaaattaattaattatttatttttttacatgCCTTAATTTACTGACGGACAAAACttcgttattattattttatttttcctgatCGCTTGAAGCCGATGGTATTattcttcaaaaatttccaaCACCCGATTCACCCGCGTTAAGGTAGCTGGTAAAATTAGTTCTTGTAGGgtctaattttatattaaaacaatTCTTATGCTACCAACATTAATCTACAAGTGATAACCAGCGTCCCAACTTTAATATTTAGAtgtaaatataaattattaaatcaaaatattaaaattatcagAAATATTAGGTGACCAAGTGTTAATAACTAAGTCCAGCTAAGTCCTTTCATATATAATTTATgtttttcaacaatttttttcTTGATTTCAACAAAAAATTAGTGTTTTTTATCTGTTATTTCTTAttatgtttttgtacaattttttgttgttgattgaaattttttatttttaaaaataaatagaagaagatacaTAAATTATTTTGTGTCAATAGCAAAACATGAAGAAAAAGATAATTAAACAttttgaaagaaacaaaaaatagagGAGGAAGATaaagaaattaaacaaaaattagaaggagaagaaaggaaaaagaaaaaatttatttattcgcATAGTTAAGAATTGTGTTTTTcacttaaattttctgttttatttttcttctttgataTTTAACTAAAAAATCTACATATTTTAAAACAATTTCTATGTTATACAAACAAAATTTCTAGTTTCttccaacaaaaaaaattgtatctTCTTCCTTAATTATCATGCAACTAgaaactttatataatttaaaataataaaattaataaattatattatcatttattttattttcaaactcGGAATTGACTCATCGAAATAAAATTAATTGTTGGAattaatatttttcgaaaaacatcGTGTTGGCATAAAAATTTGGAGTTTTTGTTATCTTGATTTCGTACAGAGGTAAAATTTTAGTAATTTCTCACCAGTTAAATTTGTATTGGATAAGTGAATTGATGTTgtgattgattgttgattgaatttgattgaatttatgttgaattattgtgaTATATTAATATTTGTGATAAGTTTATGTTCGATCGGTTTAAGTGCTGGCATAAAAATTCAGGTTGTTACATCTTGCGTGTGTTACGGAAATGGCTGAAACTAAAGGAGGTGTCGAAGACGACATGGCTCTGCAATGACCACCATTACAGAATGAATCCCGGAAGAATCTATGCCTTATGCCTCTAAGACAAGCTGGGCAAGAGAAGCCGCAACTAACAACTCAATGGAGCTGCAATAAAAACATAGAAAGTTATAGCAACGACGACAGTAATGAGCACAAGGAGGAGTGATGATAGTGACGAGACTAGTAGAGAAGGAAATAACGCAGCATAAGGAGACATTCAAAAATTAGGAATTTGATTTTTAGTATCCaaaagaagaggagaagagaagaagatgtgAGAGGGaatagtaattttaattttagcttTTAAAGAAGGTTTAATCTTGGCCATTAAATTTAATCCAACGATAATAATTATATTCTCACATTCTCAAATATACAACCCATTCTCACTATATCTTTATCTTCATGAATAATTCTaaattttatattcaatttattaaattatttttaattttattattttttcaaattattaatttatacttTTATTATATTCCTTCATCGTATCACACACTATTATTTCTCTTACTATTATTCTCTATACACATATCTGTCATTGTCTCGTTGCAATTGTTATATTaccttgttcttctttttctcttctttttctcctccCACCTTTTTTTCACCCGATTGTAATTAATTATCACCAAGTACTATTATCATAATTTTCAATCTGATCTATCACTTTGATCTATAACTATCCATTatgttaacttttatgagttgttAAAGTGTTATTAAAAGAATTCGTTTTTGTCTCTTTTGAATATCTAAatgtataaaaataatagtttttttATTGACGTACGTGTTAAGTAATTTTATTGttctattaataaaaaatttaagagataaagcattaaaaaattttgttcaaattattaaaatttaatgttaGTAATCCTaagaaaatatcaaaatatattaattttaactaatataataaaaatagtatattattgtaagtttttaactaataattataaatttaacttACAATTTAATATAATACCTTAGAACAGAAGGTTGTTATTACTTTTTATATTTGTAACACCTTAATACACAGAGTTTTACTTAAGTCatagaacagaggtagtgtggtgttacggaCCTTTAAACagcaaaataaatacataatagagaagaagataatatactaggagccttgaaacaaAATGGTAAACAAAAAAATCGCGAaaattaaaagcgcaacgctcaacgAAAAGGATTACTTGCGCgctaagaaacctaataggaacatgataaaaataagcaaaagaagaaaggaaagccaaggaaacatcataactagctcctgactcagcctgcgaagttaaggctggccggaggatatatatatatatatatatatatatatatatatatatacataagtatcccaaaatacaccaaaataccAAAGTAAACTCATATCTCTCCcttaacctctaagaggagcagcaTACACAAGTCACTTGGAGAGTAGCTAAATACATATGTACATATATACAAATAGAAAACCAAAATACGCCCAAGGACTACTTCGCTTCCcaggatccagacgcctagcgagaagcctctcgacctgcatctgaaaaacaacaatacaatatggaatgagaaccggaggttctcagcatattAAAAGTGCCACGTGTATAATAGATACAgtcctgagaatgccataggcaatcctagaactctgtTATTTAGTTATTCAACTTAAGTACTAAACAGAAGCCATCAAcaggggtaggtattctaaatctacCTAACTTACTCAAGTTCAATCCTAATCTAACACCAAACCGTTTCTCCATTTCCTCCATTTTTCCATCATTCATAATGCAACAggaacaagcaaccaaacaaattCATGCACAAGTAATGAGCAGatagtacaaatagcaagtataacaggtagcaggtgatatatatcaattagacaaacccaggaaatgcatagcaatcaaaacaaacaaatgcatatgatgtatgcctgtcctatggctgatggagcccatctgtcggttatccagccaacccgacaagtccgaaaaccttagaccaTCCCCCGTCGTGCAtcagagtctatgcatagagttcaTATTCATTCATCATATAGtcactcaatgggggctatccatatccgggaatttatacgtgcccggtcatcCTTACGATGTatggtcaacagagtatcgagaatcAACCTAGAACATGTGGTGGCGAGCCACGACTTTTAcctagggaaactcgtatctcagatatcattattcataagccatttcacaTTTATAATCAATACATCATCATTTATCAAGCCATGGCATTAAGCTTCCTTTAACATTCTCATCTTCTTATAAAATTCCTTATTTTACCTCTTACTTCACCCTCAAGTTACCTTATTTTCCTAGTTTCAAATAGCTATTGGTCTTAGTACCATACTTTAAGCCTTAAAAGGAAGAAAACGGAGGTTTAGAAGTGAAAAATTGGTTTAAAAACAACCAAAACCGGTTTTTGCAGCAGgcagcatccacgcgtacgcgtaggccacgcgcacgcgtggagcgTACATCAAGTCATGTGTACACCTGCCTCTCGCGCAAACGTCGCCAAAATTTCCCGCCACATGTACGCGTGGGTGGCCGTTTTCAGAAAAAAATGGGCAGAATGCCCAGAAAGCGTGCAGCAAACCTGTTTGGTCACCCTGAACTCAGATTTAAACACTAAACTTGCAATGTCCATAACTTTCTTCACAAAATTCCGTTGTCCACGAAATTAATATCaatcaaaagctcttaaaaccatctTTTATTTGCAACAAAccacaattcaatccaaaatttgaggagaAAATTATGGACCTTCAAATTTCACTCAAAATCATTTTTCCAAAACACTTCCAAACCCCATCTTCACCACAttcataaatccttacctttaaaACTTACATATTGCTAACATAACCAATCTCAACTCTTCAACAACCATTTAAGCTACCATTAACCAATCCAATGAGCCATATCCACAACTTTGCATTAACGTatatcatatatacatatatgagcAACCCTTTACATAAACCATTCCATTAATGCAATTATCAACTCTTCACACACCTTATTCCATTAACACATCTATTAACTCTTCATACATTAATTCATCAACTCATATAACAAATCTTTATTAACAAACACCAACCATAatccatcataaataaataaaagagcataCCATTAATAACTTCCACACCTCATAATTCCAATACATATCCACCAACAAATCTATTCCAACAACATTACAAGGCTAATCATTAAATACAACAACCAATTCAACTTATCAtatggttcctctaacctaagttttcacaacaccataaatattaaacgtgcaaaacttaaaccatacctttgCCGATCACTTAATTCACGCAAGGCAGCCTCACAACACAAAATTacagcccctccaagctcaatCAAACAGATCCAAAACAAGTCTTGGTCACCAACAAACCTCCAAGTAATCCCAATTCAAATCCAATGCATAAACAGCCACTTAACCTTCacctaatacatatatatatgttcCAATTCAGTTTTCTATTACAAATACAAGATTGAGCTAGGGTTTAGGTAGCTCTTTCCATACCCATATGCTCAATAGCTTGAGCTCACAAGTTCTGGAAGCTAACTTGAACCTAGAACACAAAAATTGGACAAGATTCACCATAGGTTTTCAAGTTTACCAAAGAAAGAGGGATAGAGATTCTGAACCTAATAGGAGGCTTACTAGTGAAATTGTTCAGATAGGAAGGTAGAGCTCGACGCACTGGacgtgtggccgcaaacggtacGGCAATCGGAGCCCGGACGGAGGAGTTATGGTGGATCAAAGGTTGTGACTTGTGAGGGTTGAGAGCTCCTCCTCCCTTCCCCAATTCTGTTTGTGTCCGCTGCATGCAATGGGGAAGAAGAAGAGCTGCTGTTTTGTTTTAATATTTGGGTTCGGTTGGACCTACGGGCCCAGTTTGGGCTCCGGTTTAACCGGTTCGGCCCTTTCGGTCCGATTTTGggctaaatttttgaaattggtatcaaaattctcatttcgacgagctctatcctattttgatattggTTTTGCATTTTTagctttcctaattaaaattcaatttattgactaattatttaccaattttagcggggtttacatccttcccacctaattaggaaatttgccctcaaaattcaaactCAGCTATCTGAGAAGAAGTGTGGTTAGTCCTTGCACCTGTCCGATTTGAGTTCTTAAGTACGTTTCCCACTTCCAGTTTTACTTTTTACATCCTCTAGTACATAACTTCTACTCTGCCTAGCTGTTTGGCCATGGTATCTTATTATATATCCTTGCCGAGGTTACTCGAAGCGTGAGATCCTTCCTCAGTTGCACTGATTCAAGTTCTAATACGTGATTGATATTAGAAGTGTACTCCTGAAGTTGAGATGTGTTACATGGTACCAGTTTGGAAGATATAGGATAGAGTTATCTGATATGCcactgatgattggatttttgatggtttagaatttcacaaatgaattctcgttgcaagtatagttcctaaaccaaacaataatcctttcatacaaaagattgtttgtcacaagtaacaaacccctaaaattaataaccgaagtattcaaacctcgggtcgttctccctaggaattacaatgaagtgtcttgttattggttatggattgtattttggggttttgggaataaaagaatagaagaagatgaatgtagcaacaaagaattgagagatagaaggagatgaaagcatgaattaaaatctagatctaagattattgaactaaacataatcctaattctagagagaagtgagagcttctctctctagaaactaactctaactactaaactaagctcaactaaactaatggtaactaacatctaaagtatgaaaagtctGAAAAGTCCccccattcccccttcaatccttggcttaaatagcatcagaaatgagttggattgggcccacaaggctttagaattcgctggccacgttttgctttaagtgaactaggtggcagcaacagcgcgtgcgcgtactttgcgcgtgcgTGCCACCATACATGGTTCaaccatagcaaatcttatatcgtttcgaagccccggatgttagctttccaacctaactagaaccgcatcatttggacctctgtagctcaagttatggccgattaagtgcaaagaggtcggcttgacagctttccggttcttccatttcttcatgagttctccaacttttcatgctttctttcttcattcccttgatccaatctttgcctcctaaaccttaaatcacttaacaaacatatcaaggcatctaatagaatcaaggtgaattaaatttagctattttgagtcctaaaaagcatgttttcacattcaagcacaattaaaggagaatatacaaaaccatgctatttcttgaataaatatgggtaaaaagtgataaaatccccaaaaatcaatacaagataaaccctacaaatggggtttgtcagccACTGGTCTAATTCTCTTCAGAATTCGACAAGTCCGTCCTTGCCATTATTCTAGGTCCCAAAACACTTTAGTTTCAATACCTTCATCTTGAATCACTCACTGATTTCAGCTTGTTAAAGTAACCATCTCAAGTTCAGGACTTCCTTGGTTCATGTAATCCTTTTGTCGGTTTTTCATAGTAAGATTGTTAACTTGAATTTGTGTAACTCTTCTCTGCTGCCTCGGCTATTAAATTCAGGAACTAAGGTATTTGATGCTCTAGTTTTTATCAATACGGTAGTATTTAGCACTCTGTGAAGCTCCATCTTCTCCTCTAGTCCTCGATAATCTAATACGAAACCGATAATTACTCTTTCTTACTTCCGACGTAGAATCTTCAATGGTTGCAGCATTCCGAATAGTTTCTGGTGGTCCTCCTTTACTTTCTCATGCTTTAACACGCCATTACATGCATTGCCACTTTATTCTTTATTTCTGATAACCCAAAAACATCTTCTTTGATTCATGGTACGTCTTGGCAGCTTCACGGTAACTTCGAAAATCCTTTCTCGTAAGTTTCAGACAATAATTTCTCGTCTCAACTTCCGATTTAGACACATAACTCCTTCTCGGTATCTTCTTGATTCAGCAGGTTTTAATACTTTTAGTAGCTCCTTATCACTATTATTGCACTCCCTAAGCCCTTAACCCTACGATCTCTATTTCGGCATTTGCGTTAGgcatataaatctctttttaattctcttttgttTACCGAACTTTGATATCTTTAGCGGCTCTTTATTGTCTCGCTATGCGTCTCGCATCTTGTCGATACCATCTTGTAAACTGGTAATGGACTTAGTCTGACATTTTCACTCTACACTCTCATTCTCTAACTTAGAACTTCAACTCATCTAATATTTCCTCCTTTGAAATTAACGTCCAAGAATCCCTTATAAACTTCTTGCTTAGGGCGTCTACTACAACCTCATGATGTTGCATCAGCACGCTTCTTATGTCCCCCAATAATGCATGGTAGTAATTTCTTAAATGGTCCATTAGGTTTAACTGATACAAGCATTGGTATAAAGATCAATCTTCTTTCCATGGTTTAAAGGCTTCCAGTGTATCTTGGTATTTCATTCACATGGTGCACCTCATTGCATCTATTTAGTCACGAGCGATATGATCGGTGAGGATTAAGGTTTTGAATTCCCTCATAATGTCGCTGGTTTACTTTCATGTTCCAAAGTCTTGCTTTAAAGGATTAACACTCTAATAATTGCATCTAAGAGTTATGCGTGACGCCAAAATCCAATACGAgtttatttttcaaagaaaagtTATGTTCAAAGGAACGAACGAGTAGCACAAATGGCGTTCACAAGGATTCAAAAGAAAGTCTTACATACAGTTAATCGGAGTTGTACAGAACTAATGGAATGCACAAGAAGAGAAACTTAGTTGCATCTCAGGGAAGAAGTTCGGATCAAGCTTGAATAGAAAGAATAAGACTTGTCGAATTGAATAGGTTCTAGTTGGCTTTAAAGGAATGCAAGTTTCCACAAGGGAGCAATTTCACGCACCACAGATCACCAGGATTCAAAAGTTATATGATTATATtaggatgagttcaggctgaattcaaaagagACAAGCTTTGTACGAGTATGGAACAAGATCAGAAGAACAATAAGTTGGGCTTTTACAGAAGAAGGTTCAAGATAGGACTTTCAATGTAGGCTATAAGAGAAAGGTTAGATTAAGCCGTGAAGACTAGTTGGCACGCCCTCGCAAAAAAACACTTAGTTGAACGATCCTCTCTTCCAGTACTCTCTTTAACTCGGTCTTGAACTCTACTGATTCTAATAATGTCTTCACTTGTGGTGCAATCAACACTGCTCCGATTTTTGACACTACGTCTATGGCAAACTCACGCTCACTCTAAGGTGGAAATTCTGGTACATCTTTAAGAACGGTCTTGGAAACTCTCTCGTATAGGAATTCGGTCCCACCTCGACTTGTCTTTCGATCAATCAACAACTAAGGGTTGAACTCGCTCTATTCCTTTTCCTTGAAATCTTAACGTCACTAGATTTCAAATGGTAACTCCGCATAGCTCTCAACGGTTCCAATTCCTTATGTATAATTCACCCGGCTTCCACTTCGTCATTCTGATTCTTATCTTCCAAGAACCTAACCACTCATCTAAGTTAGCTAAGTATCGCTCCATCTCAACAACTAGTAGGCTTCGACTAATCAACGGCTCGGATTCCACGATCATCAAAACTTGTCGTGCTTCACAATTGGATCATACATATATTAAGGATACACAAGGTAGTTAAAACTCGGCTGCTAGCTTATGGTTACCTCGGGTCTGAAGATCAGATTCGTCTGCATCTCGGCGTTTCTTGTGTGGACAGTCTCGAGCTATATGCCCCGGCTTCCAGCACTTGTAACAAACGCCTAGTCCGGCTCTGTGCGGCTCATCTAGAGTAGTCTCTCCATAGCCTTCCTGTAACATTGCTGACTTCATGGAGTAACATTCTGCGAATTGACTTTTCATAACCAATTCAGGGAAATCCATTAACCTTTGCGGACTCACGCAGTTGAAGATGTCTCTTCTAAGCCCTTTCTCATACTGAACACACTTCCACGCCTCATAGTCGGCTGGATTTCCTTGACAAACTCTTGAGAGATGACACAAGTTGTTGAATTCACGGGTATAGTCAGCAACCGATATATCTTCTTGCTTCAGTTGCATTAACTCCAATTCTTTTGCAATGCGAATAGCATGTAAGAAATATTTTCCGTAGAATTCCGTCTTGAATCTACTCCAAGGGATATCTGTTAACTCCATCTGCAAGGTGTGATATAAATCCTGCCACCATTCCTGAGCATCTCCCTCCAACATGTAAGTCACTATTTCAACCGACTGTACTTCCGGTATGTGCTGAGTGTATAAGAATCTCTCCACATCTCGAAACCACCAATCAGCCCCTAGCGCATTGGCATTTCCGTTAAACTGGGATGGACCACTCTTGAGGAAATCAGTAAGGGTCATGGACCTATAGTATTGACCTGTGTTGCTCGTACCAATTACCCAAGCTTCTATCTCGGGGTCCTCGCATTGGTTCGGTCCTAGGATTCTCCTTCCAGTTACCTCGCTCAGATTCGCGAGTCGACATTTGGTCcctattcacaccaaacaattgatattaaggtgatcaatctcaatatctcaagtttagtgcttaagagtcccaaatgcatgctcacgaaTATGTATGCTACacatatcagttagatatcctaatagcacatagacaCATACATAGAGAATGCACAATAGCATATCCAGTCCATCCTCAGGCTTTgtaggaatgaactgctctgatatcataatgtaacaccctactacacagagttttatgcttaagtcgtagaacagaggtagtgtggtgttacggaCCTCTAAACAGCAAAGTAAATACATAATAGagaagaagataatatactaggagccttgaaacaaAATGGTAAACAAAAAAATTGCGAAAATTAAAAGCGCAATACTCAACGGAAAGGATTACTTGCGCGCgctaagaaacctaataggaac is a window encoding:
- the LOC107636561 gene encoding uncharacterized protein LOC107636561 — encoded protein: MISEQFIPTKPEDGLDMLLCILYVCVYVLLGYLTDMCSIHIRTKCRLANLSEVTGRRILGPNQCEDPEIEAWVIGTSNTGQYYRSMTLTDFLKSGPSQFNGNANALGADWWFRDVERFLYTQHIPEVQSVEIVTYMLEGDAQEWWQDLYHTLQMELTDIPWSRFKTEFYGKYFLHAIRIAKELELMQLKQEDISVADYTREFNNLCHLSRVCQGNPADYEAWKCVQYEKGLRRDIFNCVSPQRLMDFPELVMKSQFAECYSMKSAMLQEGYGETTLDEPHRAGLGVCYKCWKPGHIARDCPHKKRRDADESDLQTRGNHKLAAEF